In Oreochromis aureus strain Israel breed Guangdong linkage group 9, ZZ_aureus, whole genome shotgun sequence, the genomic window TACCTCCAGAATCCTGACGTGTCACTCCCGAGCTCATGTCAACTCTGAAGGAGTTACTAAGAAATTTCAGGGGCACCAGCAACAATGTTGGAGACAGTGTGGTCACCCGAATCACTCTCATATCTGTTGGACGTGTACACAGTTGACCTTATTTTGGGACAGTATATCCAAGTTAACAGATGACATCATGACCTATGCCATCCCTAAGGCTCCCAGGACCTTCCTACTGGGTTTGCTGCCCAGGGATTTGTTACTAAAAAAGGACAGATAACATTTTTACAATCCTGTTGATCGCAACTAAAAACGCCATAACAAGAAAATGGCTTAAGAAGGATCCTCCCTGAGTATAGCAAGTGCTAGAGATTATAGAGGAAATACATCGGATGGAGAGACTAATTTTCTTTCTCCAACTTAAAGGACATCTTTTTCAACAACGTTGGACTAAAAGGCATAAATATAAGCAAAGGCTTGAAGATTCTGTCATTTAATTCGGCCTATATCTCTTTATTTGTATGATGTTTAGAACCGTGCCCCAGTTTGttccttttatatttttgattttttttcttcttctcactATGGAAATTCCAAACAAAAAgttacaaaaaacccccacacaaAATGTTTGACATTTTGCAATAACCCTGATGACCCCACAAGCCGAAACACAATGGCCCAGATGTTTGTAAGGACTTTTAATTTACGTATTTGCACATTTGCACTTTGCAGTGCTCAGCTCTCAGCTCTCTGTTCTCTGCTGCCAGCTTCTCCAGCTCTGATCAGATCTCTCCTGTCCAGCCCCAGCTGATATTAAAACAGGAAAGGCATGATTAGATGATGCTCACTGGCTGCGAAGATCAGCCTCCCCTGACACCACACCTGAACCCGCTGCTCCACTCTTCCCCTGCAGCCgagccacaaaccacaccctGCCACAGAgcctctttatttttccttgacTGTCTTGCCTTTATCATCATACTATACCTCATCCAATTTAATAtctgaaataacacaaataaaaatgattaaataaacaGATGAAAGATTCACATGAACAGCAGCCTACAGAGATTGTTGGCTGCATAATTTCCTTCAGGGATTATTAaaatattctgattctgattctgttcttgcaaaaaaaaaaaaaaaatgtgttcgGCACCACAGCACATTCAGATCACAATTCTGATTGGAAAAGATGCCAGATACAatcagatattaaaaaaaacaaaaacaaaaagcacttcTCAGGAAATGCAATCCCTTTACTGTAAAGGCCAGTGACTGTCGCTCCACCCCCAATCAAGATGATATAAAGATGGAGTGATGTGCTTTCAATTTTAACACTTCCCTTCTCTTCTGCTTGCAGACCGGCTGGTGTGAAATATTCAAAACTGTAAGTATTCCACGCATCTCTACTGACTGATGGATTCACACATTACCGGTGCTTTTAAATTCATATTGTGGATACAAGCTCATTTATATTCTCTGCTTTTAGGATCATGAGCAGAAACTTCTTGTCCAAAAATGACGAGCTCCGCAGGGGAGACTACCTGGTGTCCAACAACAAGCAGTTCAAAGCTATATTTCAGGTGACTAATTTAAATGCTCTCAGTTCAGAAGCTCATAAAAGCCTTGTTTCCCAGTCATACGTGTTGACAGTTATCTAACGTATAATTTATGGCTGCAGGATGATGGTAACTTTGTCATCTATGGCTGGAAGCCTTTGTGGGCTTCGAACACCTGTGGATCTGATGCTTTCCGTCTGTGCATGCAGGCTGACTGCAACCTGGTCCTGTACAACAAATGTAACACGCCTAGGTGGAGCACAAACTCTTGCGGACCTGTCGCCAACCTGTGCCGTCTTCAACTGACCGATGACGGAAAACTGGTGGTGAACAGAGAGTCCGAACAAATCTGGAACTCTTAAAAGTCCAAAGGCATGAAGTGATGCTTGTGTATGACCGTCCTTTGGCATAAACCTTCAGCGATACTATTAAAGCAACATATTCCAGTGCATAAACAagcctttcctttttctttctgtttagcTTTGATCAGACTCTGAATTTTAGCTCTGAATGTGCACGTTCACTCACAGCTTCCATGTTATTGTAAAACACAAAGGAATGTAACCAAGtggcaaaaaaattaataaataaaatgaaaggtaTTTGACCAACCTCttgttctgtgtgtttatatttcTACCATTAGACAGATTTTCTTAAGTATCAATATTGTTGCAAAGGTGTAGGAAGCAGTCTTAAAACTTTGAGGTTTGTAGCTGATATGAAAACTAACACAGATTTTGTAAATTTTTCCACTGACCACtagacattttttcatttttatttcttcttcccTGAAAGTATCTTCATGTGGTCTAGACCTATTGGCAACTGATATTTTCCCTTGAGCcagttctttttttcagtgtatttgTCGTCTTTtggctctttaaaaaaaaataaaagacagcaTCTAAATTCATTATTGTGTAGATGACAattatttgtcctgtttttattcaGGTTTTCACATTTTATCTTTCCTTTCTTAAACTCTGTAATTTCATCCTGTGTTGGATGTTATATCATTATTTTAGATGTACAGCATATTGGTCaacagctgttgtttttaaatgtgctaggGTACATCTGCCAAGGGTAATATCTCCTGGGCCTGGGGATTGATTGCCCCCCTGGGGCGGTGATACCTGGACCTGGGAGTATAGAGTAGGTTTGGAGAGTGGGAAATGGGTGTATAGTGTTTATTTCTGTTCACGTTGTTGCACTTTGGGCGAGTATTTGTattgtgtgcatgagggtgggaatgtatgcttgtgtctgtgtgtgccagtGTCTATGTCTATGTGTCAGGTTGAGTCTCCACCTCtgcctctctgggaacatctcagctCCCCCTCCCCCCAGGTGTAGAGGCCTGTCTCTacccaccacactccctgccggtgaCCGATGCCCTCAGCcgtcggtgcgttggtggttctcggTGTTCGGGGCTGGGCACTCAGTTATGTACCTGGCTCATTCCTGGCGGCtgcttggcggggcctggcacCCGTCGCCAGGTCGGGCCCCTTCCGGGGGTTGGGGTGCCCTCGGGACTCTGGGACCAGGGCTCGGTCTGCACTGGCACGACTGGCTGCCAGCAGGGCCTGCAGGCAAGTCACCGCAGTCCCCTTTTGTGTCTgcaccgtggctgctgggtgacctcaCGTCCAGGGCTCTCTTCAGCTCTTTCCAGCAAGGTGGCGCGGTTGCCTGttcggtggtcctccttgggctttCGGACTCTGGGGCGCCTGTAGATGTCTGGGCCTGGGTCTCCTCCATGTCTGCTTCATGCTCTGGAGGGCAGGGCTATAGCTCCCCACACACTCTAGGAGATCATTACATGGATAAACCTTTTGAACTCAAGCGCGCTCacgcacacaggtgtacacacgggtgttcacagacacaaactaaatCTTCCTTGGCTGCTACCTTAAAGCATATCTTGTGCTGTCGGTCTTGCGTGCTGCTCAATAAcaatcaatatttagtatttactgttactcACACTTATCTAGTTGTCGCTTTGATCTCTGTATTGTGTTGttctctctttgtttgttttctttttttcttcttgatcCAACGGATTTTCTCAGTGTCTTCTCTTGCTGTCCCCCTTTCCCCTCTTTtccccttctttctttctctttctccctgtctgTCTACTTATCTGTCAAatttgtaataacttaaaataaaataaaataaacggTAATAATATAGATCAGTAAAGTAGACCAATATGGCATTGCCATATTTTCTCCActtgaaaatataaatatgttgAGCATCTTTCCTGGcattcagacaacaattctgattgcTAAAGTACCAAACAggacaggaaaaaataaaaaaataaatgtgctaGGGAAACAAACTTGACTCACTTTATGAGTGCGTCTGCATGTGTTGGATGTCACGTCTTTGCATGGAAACCGTCAGGTATGGTGATAAAACCCTTGGTGAGTGTGTCTGCGTCTTTGCATGTAAACTGATGTGGTGATAAAACActttgtgtgtctgcgtg contains:
- the LOC116313342 gene encoding mannose-specific lectin-like isoform X1, with translation MCLDCETSLDYLKRTHAGTGRTDQLHTERLQPAGRFKPRTFFLPAGVKYSKLIMSRNFLSKNDELRRGDYLVSNNKQFKAIFQDDGNFVIYGWKPLWASNTCGSDAFRLCMQADCNLVLYNKCNTPRWSTNSCGPVANLCRLQLTDDGKLVVNRESEQIWNS
- the LOC116313342 gene encoding mannose-specific lectin-like isoform X2, encoding MCLDCETSLDYLKRTHAGTGRTDQLHTERLQPAGRFKPRTFFLPAGVKYSKLIMSRNFLSKNDELRRGDYLVSNNKQFKAIFQADCNLVLYNKCNTPRWSTNSCGPVANLCRLQLTDDGKLVVNRESEQIWNS